The region AGCGGCTCGCGTCTGGATGCTTTGCGCAAACCGTCGCGGCCAGCCGTGCCAGCATCGGCGACCTGACTTAATGGTGACCCGATTCGAATGGCGCACCTCGCTGTGCGCCCCGGACTTTGCGGCGCAGGCCTATGAAACCCTGCGCCTGCGGGTGACGGATGCTACGCCGTTCAACACCCTGGCCTGGCTACGCGCCAGCGAACAGGCGCTGACACCCGAGCAACACTTGCACGTGCTACTCGGTTGGCAAGGCGACGAACTGGTGCTATGCCTGCCGCTGGTAACGGCAGTGGAGCGCTTCGCCAAATGGCCATTTCGGGTCGTGCGTCACCTCGGTTATCCCTTGGCCGATCGCTTGGCCTTGCTTGCGCGTCTCGACCCCGGCGAGGTCCGCAAAGCACTGGGGTTGATCCGTCATCGACTGCCCCACGCGTTGCTCCAACTCAACGAACTGTGCGAGCCGGCTGGCGAAAAAAGTGCCCTGAGCGCATGGATGAGCCACAGTTCTACCGGCGAACGGCGCCTGAGTTGTAAGGTGCCGGTACACCTGATCAGCGACGCCGATCGTCAGGAAGTCTCGGGTGACCCACGCTATAAGCTGCGCCGCGCACGCAAACGGATCGACGCCTGTGGGGCACGGATTCGGCGGATCACGCCGGACGCCACCACCATGGGCCCATTGTTAAAAATCCTTGGCGACGTTGAGGCCGTCAGTTGGAAAGG is a window of Pseudomonas sp. DC1.2 DNA encoding:
- a CDS encoding GNAT family N-acetyltransferase, whose amino-acid sequence is MVTRFEWRTSLCAPDFAAQAYETLRLRVTDATPFNTLAWLRASEQALTPEQHLHVLLGWQGDELVLCLPLVTAVERFAKWPFRVVRHLGYPLADRLALLARLDPGEVRKALGLIRHRLPHALLQLNELCEPAGEKSALSAWMSHSSTGERRLSCKVPVHLISDADRQEVSGDPRYKLRRARKRIDACGARIRRITPDATTMGPLLKILGDVEAVSWKGDEGVGIFADERHREWMDHAFTALAAQGWVRAVVLELDGRCISYRLGLLEQGRLYDYNLAFLPQYADLGSGRVLLDEWIRWGLDDNWRWIDASRVSLKNSSHQLNERMTGQLEHWRWSFYSWRFSGLVLGLALRLWQTLKPTLQKHRDQRAAATIATAREPGVKATAHIEKTMEGKHASPRHSQR